From a region of the Cucumis sativus cultivar 9930 chromosome 6, Cucumber_9930_V3, whole genome shotgun sequence genome:
- the LOC101207916 gene encoding linamarin synthase 2, which produces MSKAVANKPHAVCIPYPEQGHTLPLLQLAKLLHSTGLHITFVITEFYHDHIRQSHGPNVVKDLYDFQFRTIPDGLPPSERKASPDVPTLCDSTRRNFLSPFKELVAGLNSSVEVPSVTCIIADGVLSFAIKAAEELGIPEIQFWTASACSFMGYLHFDELIRREILPFKDETFLCDGILDTSVDWIPGMRNIRLRDLPSFIRTTNIDDTMFDFMGSEARNCMRSSGIIFNTFDELEHDVLEAISAKFPQIYAIGPLSITSREASETHLKPLRLSVWKEDQQCLPWLDTQAPESVVYVSFGCLTTMTDQKLREFAWGLAESKQPFMWVLRPDIVLGESAILPEDFLEETKNRGFLTSWCPQEQVLAHPSVGAFLTHCGWNSTLEGICGGVPLICWPFFADQQPNTRYACVNWGIGMELDDDVKRTDIVAILKEIMEEDKGKELRQNAVVWKKRAHKATGVGGSSYSNFNRLIKEHFHASLSDLIN; this is translated from the exons ATGAGCAAGGCAGTGGCCAATAAACCTCATGCAGTGTGCATCCCATATCCAGAGCAAGGGCACACGTTGCCTCTTCTGCAATTAGCCAAGCTTCTCCATTCAACTGGTTTGCATATAACCTTTGTCATCACCGAGTTCTATCACGACCACATAAGACAGTCCCATGGACCTAATGTCGTGAAAGACTTGTACGATTTTCAGTTTCGGACCATACCAGACGGGTTGCCTCCATCTGAACGCAAAGCCTCCCCAGATGTTCCGACGCTCTGTGATTCAACAAGGAGAAATTTTTTGAGCCCATTTAAAGAGTTGGTGGCTGGGCTGAATTCTTCGGTGGAGGTGCCTTCTGTAACCTGTATAATTGCTGATGGGGTCTTGAGCTTTGCTATAAAGGCTGCCGAGGAGCTGGGCATTCCAGAGATTCAGTTTTGGACTGCTTCTGCTTGTAGTTTTATGGGGTATTTGCATTTTGATGAGCTTATTCGAAGAGAAATCCTGCCGTTCAAAG atGAAACATTCTTGTGTGATGGTATACTTGACACCTCTGTCGATTGGATCCCGGGAATGAGAAACATCCGCCTTAGAGACCTCCCAAGCTTTATCAGAACTACAAACATAGATGACACAATGTTTGATTTCATGGGATCGGAAGCCCGAAATTGCATGAGATCTTCTGGTATTATCTTCAACACATTCGACGAACTTGAACATGATGTGTTAGAAGCAATTTCAGCAAAGTTTCCCCAAATATACGCAATTGGTCCATTATCCATAACAAGCAGAGAAGCAAGTGAAACCCATTTGAAGCCATTAAGGTTGAGTGTGTGGAAGGAAGACCAACAATGTCTCCCGTGGCTCGATACACAGGCACCCGAATCTGTTGTATATGTAAGCTTTGGCTGCCTAACCACGATGACTGACCAAAAGTTAAGAGAATTTGCATGGGGATTGGCAGAGAGTAAGCAACCATTTATGTGGGTACTGAGGCCTGACATTGTATTGGGTGAATCGGCTATATTACCCGAAGATTTCTTAGAAGAGACAAAGAACAGGGGATTTCTAACGAGTTGGTGTCCGCAAGAACAAGTTCTAGCACACCCATCAGTTGGAGCTTTTTTGACTCACTGTGGTTGGAATTCTACGTTGGAAGGCATATGTGGGGGTGTTCCATTGATTTGCTGGCCATTCTTCGCAGATCAGCAACCAAATACTCGATATGCTTGCGTCAATTGGGGGATTGGCATGGAGTTGGATGATGACGTAAAACGAACCGACATTGTAGCAATTCTGAAGGAGATTATGGAAGAAGACAAAGGCAAGGAATTGCGGCAAAATGCTGTGGTGTGGAAAAAAAGAGCACATAAAGCAACGGGTGTTGGTGGTTCATCCTATAGTAATTTCAATAGGTTGATTAAGGAACACTTTCATGCTAGTTTGTcagatttaattaattaa
- the LOC101208157 gene encoding uncharacterized protein LOC101208157, whose protein sequence is MGGQCFSYGSIMDAWYRSCFSRVGLTSATTDLGNGTVMHCWIPKTPKETKPNLVLIHGMGANAMWQWNQFVRPLVSHFNIYVPDLVFFGESYTTLSDRSEAFQARCVMGVLDAHGVRTTNAVGVSYGGFVAYSMAAQFPDRVEKLVLCCTGVCLEDQDMEDGMFQVKSVEEAVSVLLPQSPEKLKEMIKIAFFKPIRIGPSCLVNDLIDELCTEYREQKKELIQALHKERKLSNLPKITNPTLIMWGEKDLVFPMELAHRLKRHIGEGAELVVIKKAGHALNIEKPKEMNKLIQCFLVDAVPSTKAKIHHQNDLKSE, encoded by the exons ATGGGCGGCCAGTGTTTCAGTTATGGATCGATCATGGACGCTTGGTACCGTTCCTGTTTCTCCAGAGTTGGTCTTACATCCGCCACTACCGATCTCGGCAACGGCACCGTCATGCACTGCTGGATTCCCAAAACcccaaaagaaaccaaaccCAATTTGGTTCTGATCCATGGCATGGGAGCAAACGCAATGTGGCAATGGAACCAATTCGTCCGACCACTCGTCTCCCATTTCAACATCTATGTCCCTGATTTGGTCTTCTTCGGGGAATCCTACACCACACTTTCCGATCGCTCCGAGGCATTTCAGGCTCGTTGTGTTATGGGAGTTTTGGATGCCCATGGTGTACGGACTACTAACGCCGTCGGGGTAAGCTACGGTGGGTTTGTGGCTTATAGTATGGCTGCACAGTTTCCTGATAGAGTGGAAAAATTGGTGCTTTGTTGTACTGGGGTTTGCTTGGAAGATCAAGATATGGAAGATGGGATGTTCCAAGTGAAGTCTGTGGAGGAAGCAGTGAGTGTTTTGCTTCCTCAATCGCCTGAGAAATTGAaggaaatgataaaaattgcTTTTTTTAAGCCCATTAGAATTGGACCCTCTTGCTTGGTTAACGATCTTATCGAT GAATTGTGTACTGAATACCGTGAACAAAAGAAGGAGCTGATTCAAGCATTACACAAGGAAAGGAAATTGTCAAATCTTCCCAAGATTACTAAT CCTACACTTATAATGTGGGGAGAGAAAGACTTGGTATTCCCTATGGAATTGGCACACAGACTAAAAAG ACACATAGGTGAAGGAGCAGAACTAGTGGTTATAAAGAAAGCAGGACATGCTTTAAATATAGAGAAGCCTAAGGAAATGAACAAGCTTATTCAGTGTTTCCTTGTTGATGCCGTCCCTTCAACTAAGGCCAAAATACACCATCAAAATGACCTTAAATCTGAGTGA
- the LOC101210849 gene encoding protein SENSITIVE TO PROTON RHIZOTOXICITY 1, giving the protein MNPPTFPIEFSGDPIPTTTIIGSGDPRIALQNLSTIRSRMDALQIFLSHNIDTEVRISNQQMDAVSSEIFTAVQQIIVNGAALLTCAQSKTPTPPDLTASATRTHPILVTDKSMAELKVEGADEIAITESEEFDPDWEIVELDAMELLAEHIHFCEICGKGFKRDANLRMHMRAHGNQFKTPEALAKPLDVVVGADHRAKRTRFSCPYDGCVRNKMHKKFRALKSLICVKNHFKRSHCPKMFSCNRCNKKSFSVMADLKSHLKHCGESKWRCSCGTTFSRKDKLFGHMALFEGHMPAVPDDACPTTATTSGMDEDGESNQISKDGNLQNGSNGSSDDGSFESFLDGFGLIENQCLEEVLGFPNDFDSESEWKFCGF; this is encoded by the coding sequence ATGAATCCTCCCACTTTTCCAATCGAATTTTCCGGCGATCCAATTCCGACCACCACTATTATCGGAAGCGGGGACCCCCGGATTGCCTTACAAAATCTCTCAACCATCCGTTCCAGAATGGATGCTCTCCAAATCTTCCTTTCCCATAACATCGACACAGAAGTTCGTATCAGTAATCAACAGATGGATGCCGTTTCATCTGAAATCTTCACCGCAGTCCAACAGATCATTGTCAACGGCGCCGCTCTTCTAACCTGCGCCCAATCGAAAACCCCTACTCCCCCGGATTTGACGGCTTCAGCAACTCGAACTCATCCGATTCTTGTAACAGATAAATCAATGGCGGAGCTGAAGGTGGAGGGTGCAGATGAGATTGCAATAACCGAATCTGAAGAATTTGACCCAGATTGGGAAATAGTGGAGCTGGATGCGATGGAATTGCTAGCGGAACACATCCATTTCTGTGAAATCTGCGGGAAAGGGTTCAAGCGAGACGCGAATTTACGGATGCATATGCGGGCCCATGGGAACCAATTCAAGACCCCAGAGGCTTTGGCTAAGCCGTTGGATGTTGTTGTTGGAGCGGACCACAGAGCGAAACGCACGCGATTCTCCTGCCCTTACGACGGTTGTGTAAGGAACAAAATGCACAAGAAATTTAGGGCACTGAAATCCTTGATTTGCGTGAAGAATCACTTCAAGCGTAGCCACTGCCCTAAGATGTTCTCTTGTAATCGTTGCAACAAGAAGAGTTTCTCTGTAATGGCGGATTTGAAAAGCCATTTGAAGCACTGCGGTGAGTCCAAGTGGCGGTGTTCTTGTGGAACCACCTTCTCCCGTAAGGATAAGTTGTTTGGTCATATGGCGTTGTTCGAAGGCCACATGCCGGCAGTTCCGGATGACGCTTGTCCCACGACGGCGACGACGTCGGGAATGGATGAAGATGGAGAGAGTAATCAGATTTCGAAGGATGGTAATCTCCAAAACGGGTCCAATGGTTCGTCGGATGATGGATCTTTTGAGTCGTTTCTTGATGGGTTTGGTTTGATTGAGAATCAATGTTTAGAAGAGGTGCTGGGATTTCCTAATGATTTCGATTCGGAATCAGAATGGaaattttgtggtttttgA